A genomic segment from Moorena sp. SIOASIH encodes:
- a CDS encoding pentapeptide repeat-containing protein, which translates to MININFCYTVMNVREIIQQYAAGVRDFTAADLTELNLSGATLSGADLSEANLSITNLSGANLSGTNLSRANLNVARLSGANLSKAKLTQAQLNVANLIRADLRGAQLIQASLIRAEMVRGSLSGANLSAANLSGADLREATLRQANLTRATFNEANLAGATFSQANLKGAHLNGTNLHKADFSGSNLKGVEIRQGNLTCANFRGADLSGANLRWADLSGANLSWADLSNAKLSGATLVGADLSNANLVNTSLVHADLSKARLIKANWIGADLTGATLTGAKLYAVSRFGLKTEGLICEWVDLSPDGDQSQIIRLSSEAVKTFFNETLPTVKIIVDTPLDLKANLALASIYNQIANVSEVLNQPPSIEVGVRRTTITFTSNNADLFIIAYLAIVPFKDGGPTHRNIVTLLNSLPSRSIYSLSNQDKQQIQKLLTNIGEAIEQLKPIKTVKLAPEIKSSANFFIAPTQTIITNSRDYSLSIYSNQDFGKYLMNQSSWSEQSEDTTTPSRPVSTLPPVSQIVAFIKAWDYLTG; encoded by the coding sequence ATGATAAATATTAATTTTTGTTATACTGTAATGAATGTCAGGGAAATTATCCAACAATATGCAGCAGGTGTAAGAGATTTTACGGCTGCTGATCTTACGGAACTTAACCTAAGCGGCGCTACTCTTAGTGGTGCCGACTTGAGTGAAGCTAACCTGAGTATAACTAACTTAAGTGGTGCTAACTTGAGCGGCACAAACCTTAGCCGAGCCAACTTAAACGTTGCTAGACTTAGCGGTGCCAATCTCTCCAAAGCCAAGTTAACACAAGCACAGCTCAATGTAGCAAATTTGATTCGGGCTGATTTAAGAGGTGCCCAACTGATTCAGGCATCACTGATTCGTGCTGAGATGGTTCGTGGTTCCCTAAGTGGAGCAAATCTAAGCGCAGCAAACCTCTCGGGTGCTGATTTACGAGAAGCCACCCTCAGACAAGCCAATCTCACCCGCGCTACCTTCAATGAAGCCAATCTAGCGGGGGCAACCTTTAGTCAAGCAAATTTGAAGGGAGCGCACTTAAACGGAACAAATCTGCACAAAGCCGATTTCAGTGGTAGCAATCTCAAAGGGGTTGAAATCAGACAAGGAAATCTCACCTGTGCCAATTTTAGGGGAGCTGATCTCAGTGGGGCAAATCTACGCTGGGCTGATTTAAGTGGAGCAAACCTCAGTTGGGCTGATCTGAGCAACGCTAAATTAAGTGGAGCTACCTTAGTTGGGGCTGATTTGAGCAATGCTAATTTAGTTAATACCAGTTTAGTACACGCTGATCTTAGTAAGGCAAGGCTGATTAAAGCCAATTGGATTGGAGCAGATTTGACTGGTGCTACCCTGACTGGGGCAAAACTATATGCTGTTTCCCGGTTTGGTCTCAAAACCGAAGGACTCATCTGTGAATGGGTTGACTTGAGTCCTGATGGTGATCAAAGTCAAATTATCCGTCTGTCTTCCGAAGCTGTCAAAACCTTTTTCAACGAGACCCTGCCAACGGTAAAAATTATCGTTGATACCCCGTTAGACCTCAAAGCGAATTTGGCTTTAGCCTCGATTTATAATCAGATAGCCAATGTTTCTGAAGTCCTCAATCAACCGCCCAGCATTGAGGTAGGTGTCCGCAGAACAACCATTACCTTTACAAGCAACAACGCTGACTTATTCATTATCGCTTACTTAGCAATTGTCCCCTTCAAAGATGGAGGTCCAACTCATCGCAATATTGTGACCCTATTAAATAGCCTACCCTCACGATCAATATACAGTTTAAGTAATCAAGACAAACAGCAAATACAGAAATTACTTACAAATATTGGCGAAGCTATTGAGCAGCTTAAACCAATTAAAACCGTTAAGTTAGCACCAGAAATAAAATCATCTGCTAACTTCTTTATTGCTCCGACTCAGACAATTATTACTAACTCTAGAGACTACTCATTAAGTATTTATTCTAATCAAGATTTTGGGAAGTATCTGATGAATCAATCAAGCTGGAGCGAGCAATCTGAAGACACTACAACACCATCAAGACCAGTATCAACCCTGCCTCCAGTGAGCCAAATTGTTGCATTTATTAAAGCCTGGGATTATTTGACCGGTTGA
- a CDS encoding prephenate/arogenate dehydrogenase, protein MKIGIVGLGLMGGSLGLDLRAQGHQVLGVSRQPKTCQFALDHSIVDDASIDLSILATAEVVFICTPIAAIASTVKDLVNYLNKDTVITDIGSVKMPVVREIAPLWENFVGGHPMSGTEHRGVEAAVSNLFAGNPYVLTPIETTPPPALKKVEEIVRSLKSLVYITSPENHDQAVAWISHLPVMVSGSLIDACMQETDPVVLRLAQQLASSGFRDTSRVGGGNPELGVMMARYNQESIMRSLLQYRDCLDQMIEVIEQGDWSSLEKILETTQVARKKFVS, encoded by the coding sequence ATGAAAATTGGTATTGTAGGACTGGGATTGATGGGTGGATCCCTAGGATTGGACTTGAGAGCACAAGGTCACCAGGTCTTGGGAGTCTCTCGTCAACCAAAAACCTGTCAATTCGCACTTGATCACAGCATTGTTGATGATGCGAGTATTGACTTAAGTATCCTAGCCACAGCAGAGGTTGTGTTTATCTGCACCCCAATAGCCGCGATCGCCTCTACTGTCAAGGATTTAGTCAACTATCTTAACAAGGATACCGTAATCACTGATATTGGTTCGGTCAAAATGCCAGTAGTTAGAGAAATAGCTCCCCTGTGGGAAAATTTTGTAGGTGGTCATCCGATGTCAGGAACGGAACACAGGGGTGTGGAAGCTGCGGTGTCTAATCTATTTGCAGGAAATCCTTACGTACTTACGCCGATTGAGACGACACCACCACCAGCACTTAAGAAGGTGGAGGAGATTGTGCGATCGCTTAAGTCATTGGTTTACATCACAAGCCCGGAAAACCATGACCAAGCGGTAGCATGGATTTCTCATCTACCGGTGATGGTGAGTGGGAGTTTGATTGATGCTTGTATGCAGGAGACTGACCCAGTGGTGTTGAGGTTAGCCCAACAGTTAGCTAGTTCTGGTTTTCGTGATACTAGCCGTGTCGGGGGTGGTAATCCAGAACTGGGAGTAATGATGGCTCGTTACAATCAGGAGTCGATAATGCGATCGCTTTTACAGTATCGCGATTGCCTTGACCAGATGATTGAGGTGATTGAACAGGGAGATTGGTCGAGTCTGGAAAAAATCCTTGAAACTACTCAGGTAGCGCGGAAAAAGTTTGTTTCGTGA
- a CDS encoding non-ribosomal peptide synthetase, whose translation MKLALAATFTSEPIEESLYFWSKKLDWRLQIQFAPYNQVFQELLNPSSLLSTNQDGINIILLRLEDWQNHQNRLRATVEASEKEAILDPFPCHRLPNNIEIAHLNRYETEYLYQEIFIDKAYLKHGINLNDDACVIDIGANIGLFTLFVQHHCYQAKIYSFEPAIHAFERLQANAKLYCKDATVFNCGLGNQNQEATFTFYPNSSVFSSFNADTTQDEKALRAIILNMLRRYNSLDEVALNQVADEFLAGRLEQQTYKAQLRTLSSIIDDYNIEQIDLLKLDAEKSELSILEGIEPQHWSRIQQIVMEVHDQGGNTLGCVTQLLKDKGFEFVVEEETLLEGSGLYNIYATRPGQQSSPPRTLSKNETQMEQNVRELGEALKTAVERSTTPHLVCLCPTPNRNDGELSFYRRLEEQLISELKGISSLHWLTASELATTYPVADYAAPDGNGHIPYTPTFFAALGTGIVRKLQAIISNPYKVIVLDCDHTLWKGVCGEDGATGVEIDQSRQALQSFIVRQQQAGKLICLCSKNNEEDVFAVFNHHDQMPLQRHHLVSWRINWQPKSQNLKALATELNLGLDSFIFIDDNPVECMEVRANCPQVLTLQLPPEDDHIPSFLQHIWAFDQLQVTQADQQRTKLYQQNVQRQRFQEKSLTFKDFLAGLQLDVDISPMKPHQLPRVAQLTQRTNQFNLTTIRRSEAEIQQLCNAKGLEARVVQVKDRFGDYGLVGLLLFETQSDAIASDSFLLSCRVLGRGVEHQMLAQLGKIAQQRGLDWVEVNYQPTAKNQPALDFLESVAASFKQENAGKIRFKLPTVVATTITFNPSQIPSKPVETESIKNTNNNPQNLVSNIPFEEIANTLYNSEHIIKQIQANFYRHRPQIETPFIAPRTALEQWVAKLFSEVLNINQVGVKDDFLELGGDSIRGAILINQLQKKLNEIIHFVVLLEQKTVAKLTAYLEQHYPQAITKLLGENAPVKTAIKPVPRQKINGEHIADFQNRVRAKLQRGKNYPTGHTEKNPQAIFILSPYRSGSTLLRVILGGHPQLFAPPELELLAFDTLQQRKAAFSERYRFWLEGTVRALMQIKGCGASEAMGMMENLEASGTTTQQFYHLLQNQILQNQSDGILVDKTPSYALDIETLERAERDFENPLYIHLQRHPYGVIRSCEEIKLEQVFFVEDHPFSGRELAEVVWQLAHQNIIAFLQHIPPARQYQIKFEDLVRQPQSSVENLCQFLGLEFHPEMLELYTDKQQRMTDGVTDASRMVGDVKFHQHQGINPEVAESWQQDYVFDFLGEQTWQLANSLGYSSPTKAIPLLQEIQGQTSFPLSFPQQRLWFLVQLEPNSPFYNMFEAVTLEGQLNVTVLERSLNEIIRRHEILRTTFTTVNGVPRQVIAPKLTLKLSVIDLQNVTEQSAIVEQKVREEQLQAFDLEQSPLLRATLLKLGSQSHILLLAMHHIIADGWSLGVLIEELSKLYPALLTDSPSTLPELPIQYADFTIWQRQWLKGDRFEQQLNYWKQQLADAPPLLELPTDRPRPPVQTFRGRSISFELNSDLTAKLKTLSQQSGATLFMTLLAVLTTLLYRYSGQEDVLVGTPIANRNHQELEPLIGFFVNTLVMRTRLESNPTFTELLTHVRQVALSAYANQDVPFEQLVDELQIERSLSHSPLFQVMFALQNAPMKPLSMPGLTIAPFPVENLRAKFDLTLMLWEVETPQGISLQGFWQYNSDLFDSDRITRMVGHFQTLLGGIVADPEQRIGELALLTAAERHQLLVEWNDTKRPYPDDQCIHQLFEAQVKKNPNAIAVVYEAQTLTYQELNERANQLAHYLQSLGVTTETLVGICVERSFDMIVGILAILKAGGAYVPFDPTYPPERLAYLFEDTNIRILLTQQQLTSKLPPHQAQVICLDRDQSLFNQQSKENLQVAVQPDHLTHIMYTSGSTGKPKGTCIVHRGVVRLAKGDYATITPEDVFLQLSRLSFDASTLEIWPCLLNGGKLVLIPSQKPSLEELGDAIQLHHVTILWLTASLFNVMVDERVQDLEPVRYLMSGGDVLSVAHAQKVLRELPHCQLMNGYGPTENTVFTTRFPITPQTPLGRSIPIGRPIANTTVYVLDPHLQPVPIGVWGELYAGGAGLARGYWKRPDLNAEKFIPHPWSDSKTERLYKTGDLVRYLPDGNLEFYSRADTQVKIRGFRIELAEIEAILTGLPQVRDAVVIAREDQPGVKRLAAYVVLENLPDQQLTAKDLRQLVKEKLPDYMIPASFTILETLPITPNGKVDRRALPVPEIELDAETIAPRTQNETILAKIWQDVLGLQKVGIYDNFFELGGDSIIGIQIIARANQAGLKLTPKQLFAHQTIAELAAIAVTTTVTQAEQGVVTGAVPLTPIQHWFFEQDSPEPHHFNQAVLLEVPADIQPEFLQQAVQQVFLHHDALRLQYVQQDGQWQQRHGDIDATVPFQVVDLSNHSATEQQKAIADHGNAEQRAIDLSRGVLMRVMLFQLGNHNPGRLLVVIHHLAVDGVSWRILLEDLSMAYQQLEHRKTIALPPKTTSFKEWAIRLQEYAQDSQLYSELDYWLRPAVPIVSLPVDYPVVAGANTVASRATVSRTLTVEQTRALLQDVPSAYNTQINDVLLTALVQSFAQWTGSSVFWVHLEGHGREDLFTSTNLSRTVGWFTSLFPVLLNLTGIDHPGEALKFIKEQLRQIPQRGIGYGILRYLSCDGEVPKKLRSLRVPEVSFNYLGQFDPTQLAAGWQYTQEYSGDLHSPLGQRSHLLNVNGLVAEGRLKLEWNYSQNIHRTRTIEDLANAYMTALDGLITHCLSPEADGYTPSDFPELNMNQAELDEILSEL comes from the coding sequence ATGAAGTTAGCCCTCGCGGCTACGTTTACGAGCGAACCCATAGAAGAATCTCTATATTTTTGGAGTAAAAAATTAGATTGGCGACTACAAATTCAGTTTGCTCCATACAACCAAGTTTTCCAAGAACTCCTGAACCCAAGTAGTCTCTTAAGCACCAACCAAGACGGAATCAATATCATTCTGCTCAGGTTAGAGGATTGGCAAAATCATCAAAATAGATTGAGAGCGACTGTAGAAGCCTCAGAAAAAGAAGCAATACTTGATCCATTCCCTTGCCATAGACTTCCCAATAACATAGAAATTGCTCACTTAAATCGCTACGAAACTGAGTATCTATATCAAGAAATTTTTATTGACAAAGCATATTTAAAACATGGTATTAACCTAAATGATGATGCTTGTGTGATTGACATCGGGGCGAACATCGGATTGTTTACCTTATTTGTCCAACATCACTGTTACCAAGCCAAGATTTATAGCTTTGAACCCGCCATTCATGCCTTTGAAAGATTACAAGCGAACGCAAAATTATATTGTAAAGACGCAACGGTTTTCAACTGTGGATTAGGCAATCAAAATCAAGAAGCAACCTTCACATTTTATCCTAATTCGTCGGTATTTTCCAGTTTTAACGCCGATACAACCCAAGATGAAAAAGCCCTGAGGGCAATTATTCTAAATATGTTGCGGCGATACAATTCTCTAGACGAAGTAGCACTTAATCAAGTCGCCGATGAATTTCTCGCGGGAAGACTGGAACAGCAAACCTATAAGGCTCAGTTACGCACCCTTTCTAGTATTATTGATGACTATAACATTGAGCAAATTGATTTACTCAAACTGGATGCTGAAAAAAGTGAATTAAGCATTCTCGAAGGAATTGAACCACAACACTGGTCGAGAATTCAACAAATTGTGATGGAAGTACACGACCAAGGCGGAAATACCCTCGGTTGTGTGACTCAATTGCTGAAGGATAAAGGGTTTGAATTTGTTGTTGAAGAAGAAACCTTGCTAGAAGGGTCTGGCTTATACAATATTTATGCGACTCGTCCAGGTCAGCAATCTTCCCCACCAAGGACATTGAGCAAAAATGAAACTCAGATGGAACAGAACGTCCGGGAACTGGGAGAAGCCCTGAAAACCGCCGTTGAACGTTCCACAACTCCCCACTTGGTTTGTCTGTGTCCAACCCCTAACCGCAACGATGGGGAACTTTCCTTCTATCGGAGACTCGAAGAACAATTAATCTCAGAATTAAAAGGAATCAGCAGCTTACATTGGTTGACCGCTTCAGAATTAGCCACAACCTATCCAGTTGCGGATTATGCAGCACCTGATGGCAACGGTCATATCCCTTATACCCCGACTTTTTTTGCCGCCCTGGGTACAGGAATTGTCCGCAAGCTACAGGCTATTATTAGTAATCCCTACAAGGTGATTGTTCTCGACTGTGATCATACCCTGTGGAAAGGGGTTTGTGGAGAAGATGGGGCGACCGGGGTAGAAATTGATCAATCTCGTCAGGCATTGCAGTCATTCATTGTTAGGCAGCAGCAAGCCGGAAAACTGATCTGTCTTTGTAGCAAAAATAATGAAGAAGATGTCTTCGCAGTTTTCAATCATCATGATCAGATGCCGCTGCAACGCCATCACCTCGTTTCTTGGCGGATTAACTGGCAACCCAAATCTCAAAACCTCAAAGCCTTAGCTACCGAACTCAATTTAGGTCTTGATAGCTTTATCTTTATTGACGATAACCCCGTGGAATGTATGGAGGTGAGGGCAAACTGTCCGCAAGTCTTGACGTTGCAACTGCCTCCAGAAGACGACCACATTCCTTCATTCTTGCAGCATATTTGGGCCTTTGACCAACTGCAAGTGACCCAAGCCGATCAGCAACGGACTAAATTATATCAACAGAATGTTCAACGGCAGCGTTTTCAGGAAAAATCCCTAACTTTTAAGGATTTCTTAGCTGGACTCCAGTTAGACGTTGACATTTCTCCCATGAAACCCCACCAACTCCCAAGGGTTGCACAACTAACCCAACGCACAAATCAATTTAATTTAACCACAATCCGACGCTCAGAAGCAGAGATTCAACAATTATGTAACGCCAAGGGTTTAGAAGCTAGGGTGGTACAGGTTAAAGACCGCTTCGGAGATTATGGTCTGGTGGGGCTACTGCTGTTTGAAACCCAGTCAGATGCGATCGCATCTGATAGTTTCTTACTCAGTTGTCGAGTGCTCGGTCGTGGTGTCGAACATCAAATGTTAGCCCAATTGGGTAAAATTGCCCAACAACGGGGATTAGATTGGGTGGAAGTGAATTATCAACCCACTGCCAAAAATCAACCAGCCCTAGATTTCTTGGAGAGTGTGGCGGCATCATTTAAGCAGGAAAATGCCGGAAAAATACGGTTTAAATTGCCGACTGTAGTAGCAACAACTATCACCTTTAATCCCAGTCAGATTCCGTCGAAGCCCGTAGAAACAGAATCGATTAAAAATACTAATAACAACCCTCAAAATTTAGTCTCCAATATTCCCTTTGAAGAAATTGCTAATACCCTGTACAATTCCGAACATATTATCAAGCAAATTCAAGCTAATTTTTATCGTCACCGTCCACAGATAGAGACTCCATTTATTGCGCCCAGGACTGCCTTAGAACAATGGGTTGCTAAACTATTTTCTGAAGTGCTAAACATAAACCAGGTGGGAGTTAAAGATGATTTTTTGGAACTGGGTGGAGACTCAATTCGCGGTGCAATTTTAATCAATCAGCTCCAGAAAAAACTGAATGAAATTATTCACTTTGTGGTTTTGCTTGAGCAGAAAACGGTAGCTAAACTAACTGCTTATCTAGAACAGCATTATCCCCAAGCTATTACCAAACTATTGGGAGAAAATGCCCCTGTAAAGACGGCAATTAAACCCGTGCCTCGGCAAAAAATCAATGGTGAGCATATTGCGGATTTCCAGAATCGGGTTAGGGCTAAACTGCAACGAGGAAAAAATTATCCCACAGGCCACACTGAAAAAAACCCTCAAGCCATTTTTATTCTGTCTCCCTATCGCAGTGGTTCAACCTTATTGCGGGTCATCTTAGGGGGACATCCCCAGTTATTTGCACCGCCCGAATTAGAACTATTAGCCTTCGATACCCTACAGCAAAGAAAAGCTGCTTTTTCAGAACGGTATCGTTTTTGGCTCGAAGGCACAGTCAGGGCGTTAATGCAAATTAAAGGGTGTGGGGCTTCTGAAGCCATGGGGATGATGGAAAACTTAGAAGCTTCGGGAACAACCACCCAACAGTTCTATCATCTATTGCAAAATCAAATATTGCAAAATCAAAGTGATGGTATTCTGGTTGACAAAACCCCCTCATATGCCCTAGATATCGAAACATTAGAACGGGCAGAACGAGATTTTGAAAATCCCCTTTACATTCACTTGCAACGTCACCCTTATGGTGTGATTCGCTCTTGCGAAGAGATTAAACTAGAACAGGTATTTTTTGTTGAAGACCATCCTTTCTCTGGGCGAGAACTAGCAGAAGTTGTTTGGCAGCTTGCTCATCAAAATATTATAGCCTTCTTACAACACATTCCCCCAGCGCGTCAGTACCAGATTAAATTTGAAGATTTAGTTCGTCAACCCCAAAGTAGTGTAGAAAACCTCTGTCAATTCTTAGGTTTAGAATTCCATCCAGAAATGCTAGAACTCTACACAGACAAACAACAACGCATGACGGATGGAGTTACTGATGCCTCTCGGATGGTAGGAGATGTTAAATTTCACCAACACCAAGGAATTAATCCTGAAGTCGCCGAAAGTTGGCAGCAAGACTATGTTTTTGACTTCCTCGGGGAGCAAACCTGGCAACTGGCAAATTCCCTAGGATACAGCAGTCCGACTAAGGCTATTCCCTTATTACAAGAAATACAAGGACAGACATCCTTTCCTCTATCCTTTCCTCAGCAACGGTTGTGGTTTTTGGTTCAACTAGAACCAAACAGTCCGTTTTACAATATGTTTGAAGCCGTCACCCTTGAAGGTCAGTTGAATGTGACGGTCTTAGAACGAAGTCTCAATGAAATTATTCGCCGCCACGAAATCCTGCGAACGACCTTCACAACCGTTAATGGTGTACCTCGACAGGTGATTGCACCAAAGTTAACGCTGAAGCTGTCAGTGATAGACTTGCAGAATGTTACCGAACAGTCGGCCATAGTCGAACAGAAAGTCCGGGAAGAGCAACTCCAAGCCTTTGACTTAGAACAAAGTCCGTTACTGCGGGCAACTTTGCTAAAGTTAGGCTCACAATCTCACATCCTGCTGCTGGCAATGCACCACATTATTGCCGATGGTTGGTCTCTAGGTGTGTTGATTGAAGAGTTGTCTAAGCTTTATCCAGCTTTGTTAACAGACTCCCCTTCGACCTTGCCAGAGCTACCAATCCAATATGCGGATTTTACCATTTGGCAGCGGCAATGGTTAAAAGGCGATCGCTTTGAGCAACAACTCAATTACTGGAAACAACAGTTAGCTGATGCACCGCCGTTGTTAGAATTGCCGACAGACAGACCCCGCCCGCCAGTGCAAACCTTCCGGGGTCGCAGTATTTCCTTTGAACTCAACTCAGACTTAACGGCAAAACTGAAAACCCTCAGCCAACAGTCGGGGGCGACATTGTTTATGACATTGTTGGCGGTTTTGACAACATTACTCTACCGTTACAGTGGTCAAGAGGATGTTTTGGTGGGAACACCCATCGCCAACCGAAATCACCAGGAACTTGAACCATTAATTGGTTTCTTTGTCAATACCCTAGTGATGCGCACGCGGCTAGAGTCAAATCCCACGTTTACTGAACTGTTGACTCATGTGCGACAAGTAGCCTTATCAGCTTATGCTAATCAGGACGTGCCGTTTGAGCAATTAGTAGATGAGTTACAAATTGAACGGAGTTTAAGCCATTCGCCCCTGTTTCAGGTGATGTTTGCCCTCCAAAACGCCCCGATGAAGCCGTTGTCAATGCCAGGATTGACCATCGCCCCCTTCCCAGTGGAAAATCTACGAGCCAAATTTGACCTCACCCTAATGTTGTGGGAAGTTGAAACACCCCAGGGCATCTCACTTCAAGGGTTCTGGCAATATAATAGCGACTTGTTTGACAGCGATCGCATTACCCGGATGGTGGGGCATTTCCAGACCTTGTTAGGGGGAATTGTCGCTGACCCAGAACAAAGAATTGGTGAGTTAGCGTTATTGACGGCAGCAGAACGGCATCAGTTATTAGTGGAATGGAACGATACAAAGCGTCCCTATCCAGACGACCAATGTATTCACCAGTTATTTGAGGCGCAAGTCAAAAAAAACCCTAATGCGATCGCTGTTGTTTACGAAGCCCAAACCCTAACTTACCAAGAATTAAACGAGCGGGCAAATCAATTAGCTCATTATCTCCAAAGCTTGGGAGTCACAACAGAAACTTTAGTCGGGATCTGTGTAGAACGATCATTCGATATGATAGTGGGCATTTTAGCCATTCTCAAAGCCGGAGGGGCTTACGTTCCCTTCGATCCAACTTATCCCCCAGAACGTTTGGCTTATCTGTTTGAAGATACCAACATCCGGATACTCCTGACTCAACAACAATTAACAAGCAAACTGCCACCCCATCAAGCCCAGGTCATTTGTTTAGATCGTGATCAATCTCTGTTTAACCAGCAGTCCAAAGAAAACTTACAGGTAGCAGTCCAGCCAGACCACCTCACCCACATCATGTACACCTCCGGTTCAACCGGAAAACCCAAGGGAACCTGCATCGTCCATCGCGGTGTGGTTCGACTGGCAAAAGGAGATTATGCCACAATCACCCCCGAAGATGTATTTTTACAACTGAGTCGATTGTCTTTTGATGCTTCAACTTTAGAAATTTGGCCCTGCTTGCTGAATGGTGGGAAATTGGTTCTGATACCCAGTCAAAAGCCATCCTTGGAAGAGTTGGGTGACGCCATCCAACTGCATCACGTCACAATTCTGTGGCTAACAGCCAGTTTGTTTAATGTTATGGTAGATGAGCGGGTGCAAGACCTAGAACCGGTTCGTTACCTAATGTCGGGCGGAGACGTGTTATCGGTAGCCCACGCCCAAAAAGTATTGCGGGAACTTCCCCATTGCCAGTTAATGAATGGCTATGGCCCTACTGAAAATACCGTCTTTACGACTCGGTTCCCGATCACGCCCCAAACGCCTCTCGGTCGTTCAATTCCCATTGGTCGTCCCATTGCCAATACGACAGTTTATGTCTTAGATCCTCATCTGCAACCTGTACCCATTGGCGTCTGGGGTGAATTATATGCCGGAGGTGCTGGACTGGCAAGGGGTTACTGGAAGCGCCCAGACTTAAATGCGGAAAAATTTATTCCCCATCCCTGGAGTGATTCTAAAACAGAACGACTCTACAAAACCGGGGATTTAGTTCGGTATTTGCCCGATGGGAATTTGGAGTTTTATAGTCGTGCGGATACCCAAGTCAAAATTCGAGGCTTCCGCATTGAACTGGCGGAAATAGAAGCCATTTTGACAGGACTACCTCAGGTTCGTGATGCAGTGGTGATTGCGAGGGAAGATCAACCGGGTGTTAAACGGTTAGCCGCCTATGTTGTGCTGGAAAATTTACCAGACCAACAACTCACCGCCAAGGACTTGCGACAGTTGGTGAAGGAAAAACTACCCGATTATATGATACCAGCATCCTTTACCATTCTGGAAACTCTACCGATTACACCCAATGGTAAAGTTGACCGTCGTGCCTTACCTGTACCCGAAATCGAGTTAGATGCAGAAACAATTGCACCGCGTACTCAGAATGAAACCATATTAGCCAAGATTTGGCAGGATGTTTTAGGACTGCAAAAAGTGGGTATCTATGATAATTTCTTTGAGTTAGGCGGAGACTCAATTATTGGCATTCAAATTATCGCGCGGGCTAATCAAGCCGGACTCAAACTGACCCCTAAACAGCTATTTGCCCATCAAACCATTGCGGAACTGGCTGCTATCGCAGTCACCACAACTGTAACTCAAGCCGAACAAGGAGTCGTGACTGGGGCGGTTCCCCTGACGCCCATTCAACATTGGTTCTTTGAACAGGATTCACCGGAACCCCATCACTTCAATCAAGCGGTTTTGTTGGAAGTCCCAGCAGATATTCAACCCGAATTCTTACAACAGGCGGTTCAGCAAGTATTCCTCCATCATGATGCCTTGCGGCTACAGTATGTGCAGCAAGATGGACAATGGCAGCAGCGTCATGGTGATATTGATGCAACGGTACCTTTCCAAGTCGTTGATTTATCGAATCATTCTGCTACCGAACAGCAAAAGGCGATCGCAGACCATGGCAATGCTGAACAACGGGCGATTGATCTGTCTCGAGGCGTGTTAATGCGGGTGATGCTGTTCCAATTGGGAAACCATAACCCTGGACGTTTACTCGTGGTGATTCATCACCTAGCGGTGGATGGTGTCTCTTGGCGAATCTTGCTAGAAGACTTATCGATGGCTTATCAACAGTTAGAACACCGAAAAACGATCGCACTACCCCCTAAAACAACCTCCTTCAAAGAGTGGGCAATTCGTTTACAAGAATATGCCCAAGATTCACAACTCTATTCTGAGTTGGACTATTGGTTGCGTCCTGCAGTACCCATCGTGTCCTTGCCAGTAGATTATCCAGTCGTTGCTGGTGCAAATACTGTAGCCTCCCGTGCCACCGTGTCTCGTACCTTAACCGTAGAACAAACTCGTGCTTTATTACAGGATGTGCCCTCAGCTTACAATACTCAAATTAATGATGTGCTGTTAACAGCGCTCGTACAGAGTTTTGCTCAGTGGACTGGCAGTTCAGTATTCTGGGTGCATCTGGAGGGGCATGGACGAGAGGATTTGTTTACAAGCACTAACTTATCTCGCACAGTTGGCTGGTTTACAAGTCTGTTTCCGGTCTTATTAAATCTCACCGGAATCGATCATCCTGGAGAAGCTCTCAAGTTCATCAAGGAACAACTGCGACAAATTCCACAACGGGGTATTGGCTATGGTATTTTACGCTATCTCAGTTGCGATGGAGAGGTGCCCAAAAAATTGCGATCGCTTCGAGTTCCAGAAGTCAGCTTTAACTATCTAGGACAGTTTGACCCCACTCAGTTAGCAGCCGGATGGCAATATACTCAAGAGTATAGCGGTGATCTTCACAGTCCTCTTGGGCAACGTAGCCATCTATTGAATGTTAACGGATTAGTCGCGGAAGGTCGATTAAAGCTGGAATGGAACTATAGCCAGAACATTCATCGAACAAGAACAATTGAGGATCTCGCCAATGCTTACATGACAGCTTTAGATGGACTAATTACCCACTGCCTATCCCCAGAAGCAGATGGTTATACCCCTTCTGATTTTCCAGAACTGAATATGAATCAAGCCGAATTAGATGAAATTCTTTCAGAATTATAA